The Cellulosimicrobium sp. ES-005 genome segment CGTCGTGCGACCGCGCATGAGCCGCCCGAGCGCCTCCTGCACGAGCCGTTCCGACGTCGTGTCGAGGGCCGACGTCGCCTCGTCGAGGACGAGCACGCGCGGGTCGCGCACGAGGGCGCGGGCGATGGCGAGGCGCTGGCGCTGACCGCCGGAGAGCCGCCCGCCGCGCTGGCCGATCACGGCGTCGAGGCCGCCCATCTCGGTGACGAAGTCCCACGCGTTCGCGTCGCGCAGCGCCTGCTCGACGGCCGCGTCGGTGAGCTCCGGGCTGCCGTAGGTGACGTTGTCGCGGACGGACCCCTCGAACAGGATCGACTCCTGCGGCACGACGGCGAGGAACCGGCGGTAGGAGCGCAGGTCGACGGTCGCGGTGTCCACGCCGTCGACGAGGACGCGCCCCGACGTCGGCGCGAGGAACCCGATGACCATGTTGAGCACGGTCGACTTGCCCGACCCCGAGGCCCCGACCAGCGCGACGGTCTCGCCGGGCCGTGCCGACAGGGAGAGGTGGTCGACCGCGAGGGCGGGCTCCTCGCCCGGCGCGGGGACGTCGTCGTACGCGAACGTGACGTCCTCGAACGCGACGCGGCCCTCGACGTGGTCGAGCACGCGCTTGCCGGCGTTGCGCTCGACGTCGGGCTCGCCCAGCACCTCGCCCATGGACCGCACGGACTCCAGGCCCTTCGTGACGATCGGAGCGAGGCTCAGCAGCCCCGTCACGGACGCGGTGAGCGTGACGAAGTAGCTCGACAGCATGACGACGTCGCCGGGGGACACCGCGAACGTCTGCGTCCACGCGACCCACGCCGCGCCGACGAGCCCCGCGACGGAGAGCACCTGGAACACGATCCAGGACAGCGCGCCGAACCGGCCGTTGACGACGTCGAGCCGGATCCCCGCCTCGCGCACGCGGTGCAGCACCGAGCCCATGCGGTCGAGCTCGCGCTCCTCGAGCGCGTGCGCGCGCGTCACGGGGATCAGGTGCGTCATCTCGGCGACGCGCGCGGACATGTTCTCCACCTCGGCCCGGAACGCCGCGTTGCGGGTGGTCATGCGGCGGCGCATCGCGACGACGAGCCAGGCCGCCGCGGGCACGGTGAGCGCGAAGATCACGAGGAACTCCGGGACGCGCACGGCCGTCAGCACGACCGCGCCGACGAGCGTCGTGAGCGCGGCCATGCCGGAGTCGAACGTGGTGCGCGACGCCTCGACGACGTTCTCGACGTCGCGCACGATCTTGGCCTGGAGCACGCCCGCGCTCACGCGGCGGTGGTAGCCGATCGACAGCTCCTGCAGGCGGCGCGAGAGCGCCATGCGCAGCCCGTTCTCGACCGTGCGCACGGCGGTCGAGAGCCACCGCACGTAGAGCGTGTGCAGCGGCAGGTTCTGCGCGACGACGCCGAGCATGACCGCGCCCGTGACCCACAGCTCGCGCAGCGGCCGGTGCTCGACGACGACGTCGATCACCGTCGCCGTGAGCGCCGGGATCACCCACACGGGCGAGTGCTTGACGGCGAACGCGAGCGCCGCGGCGGCGAGCCGCCCGCGCTGGGGCGCGAAGAGCCGGGTGACGGTGCGGACGGGTCGGGAGCCGTCGTAGGTGTCCTCGATCTGCACGCGCCCCATCGTCCACCCGCGGGACCGGCCCCGTCGAATCGTTTCGAGGGGCGAAGCCCTCAGGCGTCGTGCGCGCCCGAGGGGTGCGTCGCGTCCGGGGGTCGCACGACGGTGACCGGGCAGT includes the following:
- a CDS encoding ABC transporter ATP-binding protein, with the protein product MGRVQIEDTYDGSRPVRTVTRLFAPQRGRLAAAALAFAVKHSPVWVIPALTATVIDVVVEHRPLRELWVTGAVMLGVVAQNLPLHTLYVRWLSTAVRTVENGLRMALSRRLQELSIGYHRRVSAGVLQAKIVRDVENVVEASRTTFDSGMAALTTLVGAVVLTAVRVPEFLVIFALTVPAAAWLVVAMRRRMTTRNAAFRAEVENMSARVAEMTHLIPVTRAHALEERELDRMGSVLHRVREAGIRLDVVNGRFGALSWIVFQVLSVAGLVGAAWVAWTQTFAVSPGDVVMLSSYFVTLTASVTGLLSLAPIVTKGLESVRSMGEVLGEPDVERNAGKRVLDHVEGRVAFEDVTFAYDDVPAPGEEPALAVDHLSLSARPGETVALVGASGSGKSTVLNMVIGFLAPTSGRVLVDGVDTATVDLRSYRRFLAVVPQESILFEGSVRDNVTYGSPELTDAAVEQALRDANAWDFVTEMGGLDAVIGQRGGRLSGGQRQRLAIARALVRDPRVLVLDEATSALDTTSERLVQEALGRLMRGRTTFVVAHRLSTVRGADRIVVMDHGRVVEVGSHDELVAAGGAYAQMHAAPAA